The proteins below are encoded in one region of Dama dama isolate Ldn47 chromosome 21, ASM3311817v1, whole genome shotgun sequence:
- the KCNB2 gene encoding potassium voltage-gated channel subfamily B member 2 isoform X2, with translation MDRGACQTTVHRITKSWTQLKQLSMQILAIVSILFIVLSTIALSLNTLPELQEMDEFGQPNDNPQLAHVEAVCIAWFTMEYLLRFLSSPNKWKFFKGPLNVIDLLAILPYYVTIFLTESNKSVLQFQNVRRVVQIFRIMRILRILKLARHSTGLQSLGFTLRRSYNELGLLILFLAMGIMIFSSLVFFAEKDEDATKFTSIPASFWWATITMTTVGYGDIYPKTLLGKIVGGLCCIAGVLVIALPIPIIVNNFSEFYKEQKRQEKAIKRREALERAKRNGSIVSMNLKDAFARSMELIDVAVEKTGESANTKGSTDDNHLSPSRWKWARKALSETSSNKSYENKYQEVSQKDSHEQLNNTSSSSPQHLSAQKLEMLYNEITKTQPHSHPNPNGQEQAERPSAYEEEIEMEEVVCPQEQLAVAQTEGVVDMKSTSSIDSFTSCATDFTETERSPLPPPSASHLQVKFPPDLAGIEEHQRARAPPFLALIREKGPAAREATPEYAPIDITVNLDAAGGPQGGPHGPLPTDSASESPKSSLKGSNPLKSRSLKVNFKDSRGGAPPTPPSTARPLPVTAADFPLTAPQLISTILLEETPSQGDRPLLGSEVHCQGLSKGLTPRFPKQKLFTFSTRERRSFTEIDTGEDDDFLELQGTTRRDKQADSSPNCLTDKPSDGRDPLREEACVGSSSAQDTSHNCRQDVYHGVAEVKKDNSQEGCKMENHLFAPEIHSNPGDTGYCPTRETSM, from the coding sequence atcTTGGCTATCGTGTCCATCTTGTTCATTGTCCTCTCCACCATCGCGCTGTCTCTCAACACGCTGccagagctgcaggagatggATGAATTCGGACAGCCCAATGACAACCCCCAGCTGGCCCACGTGGAGGCCGTGTGTATCGCCTGGTTTACCATGGAGTACCTTTTACGGTTCCTGTCCTCACCCAACAAATGGAAGTTCTTCAAAGGACCGCTGAACGTTATCGACTTGCTGGCCATCTTGCCCTATTACGTCACCATCTTCCTCACAGAGTCCAACAAGAGTGTGCTGCAGTTCCAGAACGTTCGCCGCGTGGTCCAGATCTTCCGGATCATGCGGATCCTCCGGATCCTGAAACTCGCCCGGCACTCGACGGGCCTGCAGTCCCTGGGCTTCACCCTCAGGCGGAGTTACAATGAACTGGGCTTGCTGATCTTGTTTCTGGCCATGGGGATAATGATATTctccagcctggtattttttGCCGAGAAGGACGAGGATGCTACCAAGTTCACCAGTATCCCGGCTTCCTTTTGGTGGGCCACCATCACCATGACGACTGTTGGTTATGGAGACATCTACCCAAAAACGTTATTAGGGAAAATTGTGGGAGGTCTCTGCTGTATCGCAGGGGTTCTAGTGATCGCCCTTCCCATCCCAATCATTGTGAACAATTTTTCTGAGTTTTACAAGGAGCAGAAACGCCAGGAGAAAGCCATTAAGAGGAGAGAGGCTCTGGAGCGCGCCAAGAGGAACGGAAGTATCGTGTCTATGAACTTAAAGGACGCTTTTGCTCGAAGTATGGAGCTGATAGACGTGGCCGTGGAGAAGACGGGAGAGTCGGCCAACACCAAGGGCTCCACAGATGACAATCACCTCTCTCCAAGCCGGTGGAAGTGGGCCAGGAAGGCTCTGTCGGAAACCAGCTCCAACAAGTCTTACGAGAATAAGTACCAGGAGGTCAGCCAGAAAGACTCCCATGAACAGCTGAACAACACTTCTTCCTCCAGCCCGCAGCATCTGAGCGCCCAGAAGCTGGAGATGCTGTACAATGAAATCACCAAGACGCAGCCTCACTCTCACCCGAACCCCAATGGCCAGGAGCAGGCCGAGAGGCCGTCCGCCTACGAGGAAGAGATAGAGATGGAGGAGGTGGTCTGCCCGCAGGAGCAGCTGGCGGTGGCACAGACCGAGGGCGTCGTGGACATGAAGAGCACATCCAGTATCGACAGCTTCACCAGCTGCGCCACCGACTTCACGGAGACAGAGAGGTCGCCCCTGCCGCCGCCCTCCGCGTCCCACCTGCAGGTGAAGTTCCCACCCGACCTCGCCGGGATAGAAGAGCACCAAAGAGCCAGGGCGCCCCCCTTCTTAGCCCTAATCAGGGAGAAGGGGCCCGCGGCCAGGGAGGCCACTCCAGAATATGCTCCGATCGACATAACTGTGAACCTCGACGCCGCCGGCGGGCCCCAAGGTGGGCCCCACGGCCCCCTGCCGACGGACAGTGCCTCCGAGAGCCCCAAGAGCTCGCTGAAAGGCAGCAACCCGCTCAAGTCCAGATCGCTCAAGGTCAACTTCAAGGACAGCAGAGGCGGAGCCCCGCCAACCCCGCCCAGCACAGCCAGGCCGCTGCCGGTCACCGCGGCGGACTTTCCACTCACCGCCCCCCAGCTTATCAGCACCATCCTCTTAGAAGAAACCCCCTCCCAGGGAGATAGACCCTTGCTGGGCTCTGAGGTTCATTGTCAAGGACTCTCCAAAGGGCTGACGCCTCGGTTTCCCAAGCAGAAACTCTTTACTTTCTCCACCAGAGAGAGGAGGAGCTTCACGGAAATCGACACGGGGGAAGATGATGACTTCTTAGAGCTCCAGGGGACCACGAGGCGGGACAAGCAGGCAGACTCCAGCCCAAACTGCTTGACAGATAAGCCTAGTGATGGAAGAGACCCTTTAAGAGAAGAGGCCTGTGTGGGCTCTTCCTCTGCCCAGGACACAAGTCACAACTGTAGGCAAGATGTTTACCATGGTGTGGCAGAAGTGAAAAAGGACAACAGTCAAGAAGGGTGCAAGATGGAAAACCATTTGTTTGCCCCAGAAATTCATTCCAACCCGGGAGACACAGGTTACTGCCCCACACGTGAAACCAGCATGTGA